The Longimicrobiales bacterium region TGACACGCCGGGATGCACGTCGCGCGAACGGATGTGCTCGAGCAGCCGGTGCAGGTGCGTGACCGCCTCGTAGTGCACCGTGAGCCAGTTCGCGCCCGCGTCGATGAACGCGTCGACGAGCTGTTCCGGCTTCTCGATCATGAGGTGCACGTCGAGTGGCAGCTCCGTTACCCGTCGTACTGCCTTCACGACCGGCGGCCCGATCGTAAGGTTGGGCACGAAGTGGCCGTCCATGACGTCGACGTGGATCCAGTCCGCGCCGCCCGCCTCGGCCTCGGCGATGCCGTCGGCGAGGCGGGCAAAGTCTGCGGACAGGATGGAGGGCGCGATCTTGATGGCGTCTTCGCGGTTCATCAGGCGGAGCCGCTACGCAATGGAGGCTGCGTAGATGCCGCCGATCGCCTCGTCCAGCGTACGGTTGAACTCGTCGTCGCTCTGGTCCGCGCGCAGCCCTTCCGTGAGAGCGCGCGAGAAGCTGGCGATCACGCCCGGATTGCGCGCGAGCCTCTCGTTCGCCTCTTCGCGGCTGTAGCCGCCGGAGAGCGCGACCACCTTGAGCATGCGCGGATGCTCGACCACCGGCCGGTAGAAGTCCGCTTCGTCCGGAATCGTGATCTTGAGCATCACGTACTGGTCGTCCGACAGCCTGTTCAGCCCCTCGAGGACCGCGTCGCGCAGGATCGCCTCGGCCTCGGCCTTGTCCGGTGCGTGGATGTCGATCTCGGGCTCGAGGATCGGCACCAGTCCGGCCGCGAGCACCTGGCGACCGACCTCGAACTGCTGATCGACATTGGCCTGGATGCCCTTGCGATCCGCGCGCTTGATGAAGGAGCGCTCCTTGGTGCCGAATACGCCCTTCTCACGACCGCGTGCCAGCAGCGCATCGAGGCCAGGCATGGGCTTCATGAGCTGCACGCCGTCCTCTTCCGCTGCGAGCCCCTTGTCGATCTTGAGGAAGGGAACGATGCCCTTCTCCTCCCAGAGGTAGCGGGCACTGCCCTTCCCGTTCACGTCGCGGTCCATCGTGTTCTCGAAGAGAATCGCGCCGATGATGCGGCTGTCGAAGGCCGGACTCGTCATGATGCGGGTCCGCATCTCGTGGATGCGGTCGAACATCTCCGACTCGTTGCCGTACGCGTCCTCGCCGACGCCGTACGCCTTCAGCGCCTTGGGCGTGCTGCCCCCGCTCTGGTCGAGCGCGGCAATGAAGCCGTCGCCTTCACGGATCTTCTCGAACATCTCCCTGTTCACGCTCGCCTCCTGTGCGATCCTGCGTTCATGGCCCGGCCCCGCTGCGAGAGCGATCCCCTGCTCCACCGCAGACGCATCCGGATATCAAGAGACCTGCCTCAGCGCGCCGGACGTTCCATCACCTGCACACCGTCGGCACCCGCAATCACTGCAACATCCGCCATTCCGAGAAACAGCCCCGTCTCGACGATGCCGGGCCGTGCACGCAGCGCGCGCTCGACCATTGCCGCGTCCGTCATGCCTCCATCGAAACGGAGGTCCACGATGTAATGACCGCCGTCCGTCACGAACGGCCCACCATCACGCTCCCGCAACTCCGGCCGTGCACCGAGTGACTCGAAAAACGGCAGCAGCGCGCGCGCGCCGAACGGCACGACTTCGACCGGCAGCGGCGCCTTCTGACCGAGCCGCTGAACCAGCTTCGAGTCGTCCGCCACGATGACGAGCCGGCCGGCCGCGTGTTCGACGATCTTCTCCCACAGCAGCGCACCACCGAGCCCCTTGATGAGGTCGAGCTGCGGATCGATCTCGTCCGCGCCATCGATCGCCAGGTCGAGGCTGACGATGTCGTCGAGCGTCGCCAGC contains the following coding sequences:
- a CDS encoding fructose bisphosphate aldolase; amino-acid sequence: MNREMFEKIREGDGFIAALDQSGGSTPKALKAYGVGEDAYGNESEMFDRIHEMRTRIMTSPAFDSRIIGAILFENTMDRDVNGKGSARYLWEEKGIVPFLKIDKGLAAEEDGVQLMKPMPGLDALLARGREKGVFGTKERSFIKRADRKGIQANVDQQFEVGRQVLAAGLVPILEPEIDIHAPDKAEAEAILRDAVLEGLNRLSDDQYVMLKITIPDEADFYRPVVEHPRMLKVVALSGGYSREEANERLARNPGVIASFSRALTEGLRADQSDDEFNRTLDEAIGGIYAASIA
- the rpiA gene encoding ribose-5-phosphate isomerase RpiA, encoding AERAVEYVRSGMRLGLGTGSTAWHVVDIVGGRLRDGSLRDIVAVPTSRATEEQARSLGIPLATLDDIVSLDLAIDGADEIDPQLDLIKGLGGALLWEKIVEHAAGRLVIVADDSKLVQRLGQKAPLPVEVVPFGARALLPFFESLGARPELRERDGGPFVTDGGHYIVDLRFDGGMTDAAMVERALRARPGIVETGLFLGMADVAVIAGADGVQVMERPAR
- the rpe gene encoding ribulose-phosphate 3-epimerase, which translates into the protein MNREDAIKIAPSILSADFARLADGIAEAEAGGADWIHVDVMDGHFVPNLTIGPPVVKAVRRVTELPLDVHLMIEKPEQLVDAFIDAGANWLTVHYEAVTHLHRLLEHIRSRDVHPGVSLNPHTPVSVLEEILPYVDLVLIMSVNPGFGGQRYIPTSAAKIAKLRSMLDERSLWSVEIEVDGGIGPKTAGEVVAAGATALVAGAAVYNEQASVAENIRSLRAAAAGVRQ